From Bdellovibrionales bacterium:
AAAGTAAAAATTTCGCTCAGCCTCTGCTGTCGGTAATTCTAGAGATTTATTAGAATTTTATCCGCGGATGCGGGTTAGATACCGCTTCTTTTGATTCGCCTTTGAAAGCAAATATCGCTCCATATTCACTATACAATCGGCTCTATGGCGTTTTCTAATGGGGCTACTGTAAACGTCACTCTCACAAAAGTATTCCCGATAATAGCCAAGAATTTGCCCCAGGGATGTAAGTTCATCCTCGTACGTCAGTCTTGAGCTATGCTGAGATTGTAAGTAGCTGGGCTGCTTTACAGCGTTTAACCAGGCATCTACAACCTGTGGAGTGATCTCGCGCACCTGCATACCATCAAAAAAAGTTAAATGACGGATCTTTGAAGTGAAAGTCTCATAGGAAGAAATTCTTACGCGCTCAAAGTAGTGCTTCAAAAAACGTTCTTTGAGATCGCGAAAGAGCATGTCTTTAGACGCCTCAGGGCTACCGCTATCGAACATTAAGGGGTTAGCCCACCATTTCTTGGCGTCATCCATGGATTCAAAACAACGCGTGTACTGACGTTTGTTTAGCTTCTTGTAGGCGTAGTACCTCTTCCCCGTTTGCCGCTGGACATATTTCTTGGTCGCGTCCGACCAATCCCAAATAGTTCTGATGCCCGTGACCCTAGGAATATGCCTGTAAACAATGGGTCTTTTTTTAACTTTGCTAGTTTGTGAAGTCATTTATTCTCCTCTCACAAACTTGTCCAAGTCAGAACGATGGAACCTTATGATGCCGCCTCTTGTTTTACCAGGCAATAGCCCAAGCTGCTGATATTTATATATAGTCTTGGGACTCACCCGCAAAAAAGCTGCGGCCTCTTTTACTGTCATTATTGGGTTGTCAAAGAGCAATGGTTTACTTCGTTGTTCCACAAAATTCCTCCGAAATCCAGAAGAAGAGTAGCTGACCCATGAGTTAAAAGTAGGTCAGGACGTGGACATCGATTTTCTGTTAATTAAAATTTTCTTTTTTGATCCATTGCGAGTTACGGATTTTAGGATATCGTAGGTGGTCATTTGACATAGGCTTTCAATGTTTAAATCATAGGCGGATCTCTGCCACAGGCGACGAAGAGAGTCAGCATCTAGCGCAGAACTACAAGTGTCAGAATTCTTGAAAAGTAACGACATGATTTGCTCCATTGTCCTAAAAATGGGCGATTTTCGTTTGCTAAGTTGAGCTGTGAATAAAAGTCTCAGAAGCTCGACCACTGCTTTTACCGTTTGTCTTTGCCGTGGCCTGCTTGCGACCACAACCGAACTTGTTTTATTTAGATAACTTCTGATACTTCTTTGTCTAGACGATTCTACAGAGTAAAAAAAGCAGTACAACCCTAACTGTTCCCATATTAACTCCTTTAATAAAAGGCGTTCTATGTTTGGTTTCAAGCTGAGCCGATCAATTATCGAGGCAATATCAGCGATATTATCTAGATTCCATTCACATTGAAAGTCGGCGTTTAGTTGTTCTACGTAGGCCTTGAAACTAGTTTGACAAGTAACCCCGTCAATCTGCCGTATTTTTTCTAAAAAAAGTGATTTGTCCACGTCTTGTCCTATTTTTAACCCATACAACGGGTAATTTATATACAAATAAATATTTTTTGGAGGTGAAACAATGAAGCAAACAGGAATTGATCTACTAGTAGCTATAAGACAGGCTGGTCTCAGCCAAGTTCAAATCGTAAGAGGCTCGAGAACGCTGTCAGAATCGAAGTTGTCCCAAATACTTAGGGGGCACAAAAAACCAACTCCAGACCAGATAAAAGAAATTGGTGATGCCATAAAGAAATCCATAGCTGGAGCCCAAGGTGCTTAATAATTACGCCGATCCTACGAAGTTTGCAGACAGACAGGAAGGTGAGGCAGGAAAACTTCTAATCATCATTGGTGGAGGTGTAGCTCACGTGCCTCCAGGGGACTATAAGGCCCGTATAACTCAAATTAGAAAGACATCTTTCAAAGGCAAGAGGGACACCTATTGCTTTGTTTTCGAAGTCGTTGATGGCCAACATAAGGGTGTCGTCATAAACGGATATGCCAATGCCCAGTACAAGAAGTTTTCAAAGCACACGAAATTATACAGGTGGATCACCGCTGTGGAAGGGCAGGAGCCTGAGTTGGAGGAAGGATACGATTTGGAAGTAATGAAAGATGCAATTTTACTTGTGAGAGTTAAAGATACACAGACCACTCAAAAACAAGTGGTTTCCAACGTTGAGGAAATCATAAGTAAACTTGACGATTTTTAATGCAGTGCTGCTGACGGTGACCAGTTGACCAATCACCAATGGACCACGGACCAAACCCCATAGACCAAAGATACGAATCAATCACCCACCCCCAGAGCACTAAACCCCTTTGCCAAAGCGGAGCTCTGCGGGGTGGGATTTTTCAAGGAGATTTATGAATGAAAAGCAGAGATGTTTTGCCAATAATTACGTGCTGCACTTCAATGCGACAAGGGCGGCAGTTCAGGCGGGATACTCTTCGGACTCAGCAGCATCCATTGGGCACGAGAACCTTAGAAAACCAGAGATCCGAGACTATATTCATCAAAAACTTAGCGAAAGTAACGGTGTTCTGATAGCGACACGCGAGAGGTTGTTGGCGGAGCTACTTCAAATGGCTTTCGACTCAACAGAGACCGGATTTGTGCGTTTAAAGGCTATTGAAATGTTGCTGCACAATAGCTCTGGAGACCAGCAAAATGCGGATGCCAGAAACTTGGTCAGTGAGAGGCTACGTGACTTGCGATCCAAATTCAAACTCCGAGCAGGCTAGGCGGCATCTTCGATGTCGAATGGCAAATCTTTGATATGCGGCTTAAGCGCCTTTTCGAATCTTACCATGTGAGCTATAAGGTGGTTTTGGACTTTTTCACGATCCAGGGTCATCACGTCCCCCTCGCCGATAACGTATTTTAGTCGGCAGGCTCGCTTCAGAAGGATGGGATCAAACTCCAATTCCCCTCCGAACTCCTTCTCTATCATTTGACGCTTGGACTTAAGGATATTTAGCATGTGCTCATTTAAATCCGCATCAGGCGTGTCTATGTAAAGCTCAACTAAGTAGTTCTTCGACGTGATATGGAAATTGAAACTCAGCCCCCCGCGACCCGAGGCCTGGGAATGATAATGGTATTTTTGGGGCTTTCGATTACGAAACCCAGGTAAGAGCTTTTCGCATTTTATATTCATATCAGTCCAAAACTGGATGTTAAATAACCCTCTATCAGAGATTTCCGATGCCGCTATCGCAGCAGCACGCACATCCTCGTCTGGCTGACAGATGACTTGAAAAAGTGGAGCGGGGAGGGAGTTGTCGATCGAAATGGCTTCGATCTTTAGCAGGTAAACCTTTAGTGAGCTGTCTTTGTTGAGCCAATTGACGGCGTTGATGTGCTCTTGACGAGGCTCCTTTGCAACCCATACGCAGATCTTGGTCTCTAGATTAGAGCAGTAGGTTATAATCTGGCCGAGGTGCTTGTGGTCTGTCTCCTCTAGTTGGTTTTCGATGACGACTTTTTGTCCATACTCGTCGGTGGCCAGAATATCTGCGGAGAATGAACCCACGGGTTGCTCGCGCTTCTCAACGGTCAATCTGAATCCCAGAGCATCGCTTAGGGAATCCATGTTGTCCTCCATCCAGGTCGTGAAGTTCGTGGCTTCATTCTTCCAGATGTCGCGCAGTTCGTGTTTTTTCATTTTCCCAAGCATAAAACTCCTAAGTTTCGTATATGTTTGGGTCGGACTGTAAGTCTAATAACTGAAGACTAGTTTAGTAGACGGCAATGCGAATTTTTTTGCAGCGGACATCTAGTAGTAAAGTCCGGAGGATGGGTAATTATTTTTAATAAATCTTGTTTACACTAACGATAAAACAAGGTAGATCTTCCACGTGCTTTTCGATTTAAGTTTAGCTAGCGTAAAACATGAACCTTAAGTATTTAGTAAATCATCAAACAATTAAGCCGCCATGTCCCTGCAGTAAGAAGTTTCTGCCTTTGAATGAGACGATGCTTGCCTTTAGATTCGTTTTTAAACAGGCGACTACAAGTGATTTTCTTCCTTCGTATGTAAAGAACCAAAATCCTGGAAAAAGTTGCGAAGGTTATGCATTATCGTTTTTTAATACCCGCAAGTCCGCAGAAGCCAAGTTCGCGTCCTTGCGTGCACGCGTTGATGCTTTATCGATATACGGTAACCATATTGCGGAACTCGATCTTGGTGACGGTGATGGATTGGTTTGTAAGCCAAATGTCCAGGGGCACTTTGATTTGCATGAATATGTCGGAGCGATGTTTCATAATAGGATAAAGGCTTATCACCCCTTATGATGAGGATTTTTTGAATAAGATTATTCCAATTGGCATAAAAGTTAATGCTTTACCTC
This genomic window contains:
- a CDS encoding DUF4268 domain-containing protein, translated to MKKHELRDIWKNEATNFTTWMEDNMDSLSDALGFRLTVEKREQPVGSFSADILATDEYGQKVVIENQLEETDHKHLGQIITYCSNLETKICVWVAKEPRQEHINAVNWLNKDSSLKVYLLKIEAISIDNSLPAPLFQVICQPDEDVRAAAIAASEISDRGLFNIQFWTDMNIKCEKLLPGFRNRKPQKYHYHSQASGRGGLSFNFHITSKNYLVELYIDTPDADLNEHMLNILKSKRQMIEKEFGGELEFDPILLKRACRLKYVIGEGDVMTLDREKVQNHLIAHMVRFEKALKPHIKDLPFDIEDAA
- a CDS encoding terminase small subunit encodes the protein MNEKQRCFANNYVLHFNATRAAVQAGYSSDSAASIGHENLRKPEIRDYIHQKLSESNGVLIATRERLLAELLQMAFDSTETGFVRLKAIEMLLHNSSGDQQNADARNLVSERLRDLRSKFKLRAG
- a CDS encoding helix-turn-helix domain-containing protein, which encodes MEQRSKPLLFDNPIMTVKEAAAFLRVSPKTIYKYQQLGLLPGKTRGGIIRFHRSDLDKFVRGE